ACCATGCTTTGCATACAGCGCTTTAGCTGCTATATTTGCGCTAAAGACTTCTAGCCTAATCGGCCGTCTAATATTTGGTAACACTGAAGCTAGCAATTGATCACCAATACCACGTCGTTGAAATTGAGGATCAATATAAAAATAAGCTAAATTATGTGGCTTATACGCAGCAAAGCCAGCAAATTCATTATTAACTTCTACAATCCTAATCTCAGAATCAAAGAAATTATACCAGTATGGTGCTTCCTTAAACGGAATAAAATATTTCTCCACTCCGCCTATTTTCATTTCTTGCAAACGAGCCGCATCATGAACCCGGCACAAATCTTCGTAATCTAAACTTTGAAAACATCTAGTTCTTACTTGCATAATTTACTCCTTTAGGTGAAAGAGTTAATAAATTTTTATTTTTTCTTTAATTATACAGAAGTGAATTATACATTTAAAGATTTTAGTTCCAATTCAACCAGTCTTCATCAAAAAACTTAACTTTTTCTTCCTGTGATTCTAATTCCTCTTGTTGCATCATAGCTATTATCATCTCATCTTTCTATTTTCAGACCATTAGTTCGCATAGAAATTATATCAAACAAAGGTTCATCTTTCTACTCTTTTTCAAAAAAATATTAATTGAGTTAGTAATAGATGTGAATTACCTATATTTTTATCCACAATCGCGATAATATCGGGCTTCAGAGCCATGTTTCACGTTTATTGTTTACATTTAGCTGTTTTTCCAAGTAATCAAATAGCTTTTCACCTTATAAAAATTGTTTCATAAAAAAGGATCCAACTTAATGGATCCCTTAAACATGTTATTCGTAAATAATTACAGGTTCGCCCTTTTTAATATTGTTCCAAACGCTTCGAATCTCGCTTGGCTTAACATTAACACAACCATGTGAACCACCTTTTAGATAAGCGG
This is a stretch of genomic DNA from Lactobacillus crispatus. It encodes these proteins:
- a CDS encoding GNAT family N-acetyltransferase, producing MQVRTRCFQSLDYEDLCRVHDAARLQEMKIGGVEKYFIPFKEAPYWYNFFDSEIRIVEVNNEFAGFAAYKPHNLAYFYIDPQFQRRGIGDQLLASVLPNIRRPIRLEVFSANIAAKALYAKHGFKIIKTVKEPWWSDPKSEPVSSDTMELV